In Salminus brasiliensis chromosome 24, fSalBra1.hap2, whole genome shotgun sequence, one genomic interval encodes:
- the LOC140546494 gene encoding gamma-crystallin M2-like, with protein MGKVIFYEDKNFMGRSWECTGDCSDMSSYLSRCHSCRVESGCWMVYDRPNYMGNQYFMRKGEYADYMSMWGFNNCIRSCRMIPMHRGSYRMRIYERENFTGQMMEVMDDCDSFVDRYHWSSGCMSCHVMDGHWLMYEHPQYRGRMSYFRPGEYRNFRDYGGMRFMSMRRIMDSWY; from the exons ATGGGCAAG GTTATCTTCTACGAGGACAAGAACTTCATGGGTCGCTCATGGGAGTGCACCGGTGATTGTTCCGATATGTCCTCCTACCTGAGCCGCTGCCACTCCTGCAGAGTTGAGAGCGGCTGCTGGATGGTCTACGACCGCCCCAACTACATGGGAAACCAGTACTTCATGAGGAAGGGCGAGTACGCTGACTACATGAGCATGTGGGGATTTAACAACTGCATTAGATCCTGCCGCATGATCCCCATG CACAGAGGATCCTACAGAATGAGGATCTACGAGAGGGAGAACTTCACAGGCCAGATGATGGAGGTGATGGATGACTGCGATTCCTTCGTGGACCGCTACCACTGGTCCAGTGGCTGCATGTCCTGCCACGTGATGGACGGCCACTGGCTAATGTATGAGCATCCCCAGTACAGAGGAAGGATGTCGTACTTTAGGCCCGGAGAGTACAGGAACTTCAGGGACTACGGCGGCATGAGGTTCATGAGCATGAGGCGCATCATGGACTCTTGGTATTAA